One genomic region from Conexibacter woesei DSM 14684 encodes:
- the cofH gene encoding 5-amino-6-(D-ribitylamino)uracil--L-tyrosine 4-hydroxyphenyl transferase CofH, whose protein sequence is MSRRITFSRNLTLSLSRTCVSHCKYCAFATHQPHLHAPDAVERLLDRAARRNVKELLVLTGDDPGYHPGVREKLAAFGFASFVDYAAWVCERALERGLLPHTNLGALDRDELAKLREVTASQGLMLESTRPDLVAHQGSPTKDPALRLATIRAAGELRIPYTSGILVGIGETRQDRLDALAALAELHREHGHLQEIILQNFVPHRRYYGEEPADVADEAAAAYWRTGLGTHPSLPLPAWACEVTVADMRELVAETRRLMPGVGIQIPPNLADWWDELIAAGATDLGGLSANGDHISPEHPFPSPLQVRKRLQRDGLALTERLCVYPQYIDADWLDQGVMDVIKAKYWSFIPRRGSGRTEAPFAIQRELVGPAVAKARDGAALNERELTALFAETRPEAVEEIRVAADELRAELAGDLVTFVVNRNINISNVCIVGCAFCGFGQGKRSPDAYEHDEPDFVRRIHDALDYGATELCIQSGIHPDWDFDEYLRWLRVAKRTAPDIHLHAYSPMEIAHMQDISGLPLPEVFARLRDAGLGSTPGTAAEVLHDGVRERISPNKLPVARWVEIIEASHAAGLRSTSTVMFGHIEEPWELAEHMRVIRQLQERTGGITEFVPLSFIPFQTLLGRTHGVEEISREENLKHTAVFRLALGRSIPNVQASWVKLGLDTATEALQWGVNDLGGTLMEESISRLAGSQHGTKLDPEQLIAAAHAADRPAAERTTLYDIRHRHELTATAR, encoded by the coding sequence ATGAGCCGCCGCATCACGTTCAGCCGGAACCTGACGCTGTCGCTGTCGCGCACGTGCGTGTCGCACTGCAAGTACTGCGCGTTCGCGACGCATCAGCCGCACCTGCACGCGCCCGACGCCGTCGAGCGGCTGCTCGACAGAGCCGCGCGGCGCAACGTGAAGGAGCTGCTGGTGCTGACCGGCGACGACCCCGGCTACCACCCGGGCGTGCGCGAGAAGCTGGCCGCGTTCGGCTTTGCGAGCTTCGTCGACTACGCCGCGTGGGTCTGCGAGCGGGCGCTGGAGCGCGGGCTGCTGCCGCACACGAACCTCGGCGCGCTCGACCGCGACGAGCTGGCGAAGCTGCGCGAGGTGACCGCCTCGCAGGGGCTGATGCTGGAGTCGACCCGCCCCGACCTCGTCGCCCACCAGGGTTCGCCGACGAAGGACCCCGCGCTGCGGCTGGCGACGATCCGTGCGGCCGGCGAGCTGAGAATCCCGTACACGAGTGGGATCCTCGTCGGCATCGGCGAGACCCGGCAGGACCGCCTCGACGCGCTCGCCGCGCTGGCCGAGCTGCACCGCGAGCACGGTCACCTCCAGGAGATCATCCTCCAGAACTTCGTCCCCCACCGCCGCTACTACGGTGAGGAGCCGGCCGACGTCGCGGACGAGGCCGCTGCCGCCTACTGGCGGACGGGCCTCGGCACCCACCCCTCCCTGCCGCTGCCCGCGTGGGCGTGCGAGGTCACCGTCGCGGACATGCGCGAGCTGGTCGCCGAGACGAGACGGCTGATGCCGGGCGTGGGGATCCAGATCCCGCCGAATCTCGCCGATTGGTGGGACGAGCTGATCGCGGCGGGTGCGACCGACCTCGGCGGCCTCTCCGCGAACGGCGATCACATCTCTCCCGAGCATCCGTTCCCCTCTCCCCTCCAGGTCCGCAAGAGATTGCAGCGCGACGGCCTCGCGCTCACCGAGCGGCTGTGCGTCTATCCGCAGTACATCGACGCGGACTGGTTGGACCAGGGCGTCATGGACGTGATCAAGGCGAAGTACTGGAGCTTCATCCCCCGCCGCGGCTCCGGCCGCACCGAGGCGCCGTTCGCGATCCAAAGAGAGCTGGTCGGTCCCGCTGTTGCGAAGGCCCGCGACGGCGCCGCGCTGAACGAGCGCGAGCTGACCGCGTTGTTCGCCGAGACCCGGCCGGAAGCGGTCGAGGAGATCCGGGTCGCGGCGGATGAGTTGCGTGCGGAGTTGGCGGGCGATCTCGTCACATTCGTGGTGAACCGCAACATCAACATCTCCAACGTCTGCATCGTCGGGTGTGCGTTCTGCGGCTTCGGGCAGGGGAAGCGTTCGCCCGACGCCTACGAGCACGACGAACCCGACTTCGTCCGCCGCATCCACGACGCGCTCGACTACGGCGCCACCGAGCTGTGCATCCAGTCGGGCATCCACCCCGACTGGGACTTCGACGAGTATCTGCGGTGGTTGCGGGTCGCGAAGCGGACCGCGCCGGACATCCATCTGCATGCGTACAGCCCGATGGAGATCGCGCACATGCAGGACATCTCCGGGCTGCCGCTCCCCGAGGTCTTCGCACGGTTGCGCGACGCCGGCCTCGGGTCGACGCCCGGCACCGCCGCCGAGGTTCTGCACGACGGTGTGCGTGAGCGGATCAGCCCGAACAAGCTGCCCGTCGCTCGCTGGGTCGAGATCATCGAAGCGTCCCATGCGGCTGGGCTGCGCTCCACGTCGACCGTCATGTTCGGCCACATCGAAGAACCGTGGGAGTTGGCCGAGCACATGCGCGTCATCCGCCAGCTCCAAGAACGCACCGGCGGCATCACCGAGTTCGTTCCGCTCTCCTTCATCCCCTTCCAGACCCTCCTCGGCCGCACGCACGGCGTCGAGGAGATCAGCCGCGAAGAGAACCTCAAACACACCGCCGTGTTCCGTCTCGCACTCGGGCGTTCTATTCCCAACGTCCAAGCCTCATGGGTCAAATTGGGTCTCGACACAGCAACCGAGGCGTTGCAGTGGGGTGTGAACGACCTCGGCGGTACGTTGATGGAAGAATCGATCAGCCGCCTGGCAGGAAGCCAACACGGCACCAAGCTCGACCCCGAACAGCTGATCGCGGCCGCACACGCGGCCGACCGCCCCGCCGCCGAACGCACCACGCTCTACGACATCCGCCACCGCCACGAGCTGACCGCCACGGCGCGGTGA
- a CDS encoding TIGR03557 family F420-dependent LLM class oxidoreductase, with amino-acid sequence MRYGYKASAEQFGSRRLADLSFEAERLGLDTITVSDHFQPWRHHGGHAPNALTWLGAAAQGLQGAMLGTSVLTPTMRYHPSIVAQAFATAAQLSRGPVFLGIGTGEAMNEVPATGMEWPGGKERRLRMSESIDLIRRLWTEERVDFEGDYYRTVRATIYERPEQAIPIYVAAAGPLAARLVGRKADGFICTSGKKMELYETLLANIEAGAAETGRDVSRLPKMIEIKVSYDTDLETAERACYWWGALALTPEEKQSTEDPLELERLADQHPERARSRFIVSTDPDEVVERIAPYVELGFDELVFHGPGEDQERFLTLFTRDVLPRLRSRFG; translated from the coding sequence ATGCGCTACGGATACAAGGCATCGGCCGAGCAGTTCGGCTCACGACGGCTCGCCGACCTCTCGTTCGAAGCCGAGCGCCTGGGCCTCGACACGATCACCGTCTCCGACCACTTCCAGCCGTGGCGCCACCACGGCGGCCACGCGCCGAACGCGCTGACCTGGCTCGGCGCCGCCGCGCAGGGCCTGCAGGGCGCGATGCTCGGCACGAGCGTGCTGACGCCGACGATGCGCTACCACCCGTCGATCGTCGCGCAGGCGTTCGCGACCGCCGCGCAGCTGTCGCGCGGCCCCGTCTTCCTCGGGATCGGCACCGGCGAGGCGATGAACGAGGTCCCCGCGACCGGGATGGAGTGGCCGGGCGGCAAGGAGCGGCGGCTGCGGATGTCCGAGTCGATCGACCTGATCCGCCGGCTGTGGACGGAGGAGCGCGTCGACTTCGAGGGCGACTACTACAGAACGGTGCGCGCGACGATCTACGAGCGGCCCGAGCAGGCGATCCCGATCTACGTCGCCGCCGCCGGCCCGCTCGCGGCCAGACTCGTCGGCCGCAAGGCGGACGGCTTCATCTGCACGAGCGGCAAGAAGATGGAGCTGTACGAGACGCTGCTCGCGAACATCGAGGCCGGCGCCGCCGAGACCGGGCGTGACGTCTCGAGACTGCCGAAGATGATCGAGATCAAGGTCTCCTACGACACCGACCTCGAGACCGCCGAGAGAGCGTGCTACTGGTGGGGCGCGCTCGCGCTGACGCCGGAGGAGAAGCAGAGCACCGAGGACCCGCTCGAGCTGGAGCGCCTCGCCGACCAGCACCCTGAGCGCGCGAGAAGCCGCTTCATCGTGTCGACCGACCCCGACGAGGTCGTCGAGCGGATCGCGCCGTACGTCGAGCTGGGCTTCGACGAGCTGGTCTTCCACGGACCCGGCGAGGACCAGGAGCGCTTCCTGACCCTCTTCACGCGCGACGTCCTCCCCCGCCTGCGCAGCCGCTTCGGGTGA
- the cofD gene encoding 2-phospho-L-lactate transferase yields MGPVVLLAGGTGGAKLAAGLAGALGTTADAPDELVVVANTGDDVELYGAHVSPDPDLIAFHLAERIDARGWGLDGDTFHVMDGLRELGVEVWFNLGDRDLAYGIERARRLAAGDRLTDAIGDLARALRVPARVLPMSDEPVRSRVRAQGRAWEFQEFMIVGRGAGPVEGLEFRGVEDARPTPEVLDAIAAARAIVIGPSNPLLSIGPILALPGMREALRATAAPVVAVSPIVGGAVLKGPTAAFLEWAGQPVSAAGVTALYGDVLDGIVCDEPLDPPVGGSPDGSPEAAIPVHTADLLMSDGADRRRLAGETLAFAAVLAG; encoded by the coding sequence GTGGGCCCCGTCGTCCTGCTCGCCGGCGGCACCGGCGGGGCGAAGCTCGCGGCGGGGCTGGCCGGCGCGCTCGGCACCACCGCGGACGCACCCGACGAGCTGGTCGTCGTCGCCAACACCGGCGACGACGTCGAGCTGTACGGCGCGCACGTCTCGCCCGACCCCGACCTGATCGCGTTCCACCTCGCCGAGCGCATCGACGCGCGCGGCTGGGGGCTCGACGGCGACACCTTCCACGTGATGGACGGCCTGCGCGAGCTGGGCGTCGAGGTCTGGTTCAACCTCGGCGACCGCGACCTCGCGTATGGGATCGAGCGCGCCCGCCGGCTCGCCGCCGGCGACCGCCTGACCGACGCGATCGGCGACCTCGCGCGCGCGCTGCGCGTGCCCGCGCGCGTCCTGCCGATGTCGGACGAGCCGGTCCGCTCGCGCGTGCGCGCGCAGGGCCGCGCGTGGGAGTTCCAGGAGTTCATGATCGTCGGCAGAGGGGCGGGACCGGTCGAGGGGCTCGAGTTCCGCGGCGTCGAGGACGCGCGCCCGACGCCCGAGGTGCTCGACGCGATCGCGGCCGCCCGCGCGATCGTGATCGGGCCGTCCAACCCGCTGCTGTCGATCGGCCCGATCCTCGCGCTGCCGGGGATGCGCGAGGCGCTGCGGGCCACCGCCGCCCCGGTCGTCGCCGTCAGCCCGATCGTCGGCGGCGCCGTGCTGAAGGGCCCGACGGCCGCGTTCCTGGAGTGGGCGGGCCAGCCCGTCTCCGCAGCTGGCGTGACGGCGCTCTACGGCGACGTGCTCGACGGGATCGTCTGCGACGAGCCGCTCGACCCGCCGGTCGGCGGCTCGCCGGACGGCTCGCCGGAGGCCGCGATCCCAGTCCACACGGCCGATCTGCTCATGTCCGACGGCGCTGACCGCAGACGTCTGGCAGGCGAGACGCTCGCCTTCGCGGCCGTGCTCGCGGGCTGA
- the cofC gene encoding 2-phospho-L-lactate guanylyltransferase codes for MSTFAILPVKRFEGAKGRLAGGLAAGPRRALAEAMYVDVLTALRRTQGVDRVLVLTADPGAQRVAEGYDAIPLDDPAEAGQNRAVMRGVAHARELGATRVLCLSGDTPMLDPADLDALLGRPRTADRYVVIVPDRHGEGTNGLLLCPPDGMKPSYGVDSCARHKALAEEAGLAVEIAEIPSVALDVDTPDDLDALRELIASRRGGAAHTRGMLNQLLRTNPKN; via the coding sequence ATGTCCACCTTTGCGATCCTGCCGGTGAAGCGATTCGAGGGCGCCAAGGGCCGCCTCGCGGGCGGCCTGGCCGCTGGTCCCCGCCGTGCCCTGGCCGAGGCGATGTACGTCGACGTGCTGACCGCGCTGCGGCGCACGCAGGGCGTCGACAGAGTCCTCGTGCTGACCGCCGACCCCGGCGCCCAGCGCGTCGCCGAGGGCTACGACGCGATCCCGCTCGACGATCCGGCCGAGGCCGGCCAGAACAGAGCCGTGATGCGCGGCGTCGCGCACGCGCGCGAGCTGGGCGCGACACGCGTCCTCTGCCTCTCCGGCGACACGCCGATGCTCGACCCCGCCGACCTCGACGCGCTGCTCGGCCGGCCGCGCACGGCGGACCGCTACGTCGTGATCGTGCCCGACCGCCACGGCGAGGGCACCAACGGCCTGCTGCTGTGCCCGCCTGACGGGATGAAGCCGAGCTACGGCGTCGACAGCTGCGCCAGGCACAAGGCGCTCGCCGAGGAGGCCGGGCTCGCGGTCGAGATCGCGGAGATCCCGTCGGTCGCGCTCGACGTCGACACGCCCGACGACCTCGACGCGCTCAGGGAGCTGATCGCGTCGCGCCGCGGCGGCGCCGCGCACACGCGCGGGATGCTGAACCAGCTGCTGCGGACGAACCCCAAGAACTGA
- the cofE gene encoding coenzyme F420-0:L-glutamate ligase, with protein sequence MITAAAVAGLPEIGAGDDLGELIAARLPSAPADGDVLVIAHKAISKAEGRVRRLAEVTPSPRAVALAAEQGGKDPRHVQVVLDETRELLRAERGVLVCVTHHGFVCANAGVDASNSPAGEPETLILLPRDPDASARALRARLNELTGVRHGVVVTDSFGRAWRHGQVDVAIGVAGVAPLQDWRGKTDSVGRELRATWIAVADQLAGAADLARGKDSREPAVVVRGLAQHVADDDGPGAQELLRPAAEDLFR encoded by the coding sequence GTGATCACCGCTGCTGCGGTCGCAGGGCTGCCGGAGATCGGCGCCGGCGACGACCTCGGAGAGCTGATCGCGGCGCGGCTGCCGTCCGCGCCCGCCGACGGCGACGTGCTCGTGATCGCCCACAAGGCGATCTCGAAGGCCGAGGGCCGCGTGCGCAGGCTCGCCGAGGTGACGCCATCGCCGCGCGCGGTCGCGCTCGCCGCCGAGCAGGGCGGCAAGGACCCGCGCCACGTGCAGGTCGTGCTCGACGAGACGCGCGAGCTGCTGCGCGCAGAGCGCGGCGTGCTGGTCTGCGTCACGCACCACGGCTTCGTCTGCGCGAACGCCGGCGTCGACGCGTCCAACTCGCCCGCGGGCGAGCCCGAGACGCTGATCCTGCTGCCGCGCGATCCCGACGCCTCGGCGCGCGCGCTGCGCGCGCGGTTGAACGAGCTGACCGGCGTGCGCCACGGCGTCGTCGTGACCGACTCGTTCGGGCGCGCATGGCGCCACGGCCAGGTCGACGTCGCGATCGGCGTCGCCGGCGTCGCGCCGCTGCAGGACTGGCGCGGCAAGACCGACAGCGTCGGACGCGAGCTGCGCGCGACCTGGATCGCCGTCGCCGACCAGCTCGCCGGCGCTGCCGACCTCGCGCGCGGCAAGGACTCGCGCGAGCCGGCCGTCGTCGTGCGCGGGCTGGCGCAGCACGTCGCCGACGACGACGGCCCCGGGGCGCAGGAGCTGCTGCGCCCCGCGGCCGAAGACCTCTTCCGCTAG
- a CDS encoding nuclear transport factor 2 family protein: MSATADHIDLGALRRAIESRDAAALTAMYDRDADMVMVDYQHPPGAPMRLEGLDAIRAMLDDVCGREMTHEVTHAVAGPSGVAYTEMCRYPDGTRVMLASFCDVRDGRIVHQEGVQAWDEAG, translated from the coding sequence ATGAGCGCCACCGCCGATCACATCGACCTCGGCGCCCTCAGACGGGCGATCGAGTCACGCGACGCAGCCGCGCTGACGGCCATGTACGACAGAGATGCCGACATGGTGATGGTCGACTACCAGCACCCGCCCGGCGCGCCGATGCGCCTGGAGGGGCTCGACGCGATCAGAGCGATGTTGGACGACGTCTGCGGCCGCGAGATGACGCACGAGGTGACCCACGCCGTCGCCGGACCGAGCGGCGTCGCCTACACCGAGATGTGCAGATATCCGGACGGCACAAGAGTGATGCTCGCCAGCTTCTGCGACGTCAGAGACGGGCGCATCGTCCACCAGGAGGGCGTCCAGGCCTGGGACGAGGCCGGCTGA
- a CDS encoding PIN domain-containing protein translates to MAPSPARKCFRARDDRRRAPTAAFDRELRGGAGASGGGRPDAAACGHAIAALGIRLVPPTAEIARAAARHRRLGISLADGFAIATAEAHSAAVATFDRRVRRGLRRLGVELAVS, encoded by the coding sequence CTGGCACCGAGCCCGGCGAGGAAGTGCTTCCGTGCTCGCGATGATCGACGACGAGCGCCCACGGCTGCTTTCGACCGTGAACTACGCGGAGGCGCTGGTGCGTCCGGCGGAGGACGACCTGACGCTGCGGCGTGCGGTCACGCGATCGCGGCGCTCGGGATCAGGCTCGTGCCGCCGACGGCAGAGATCGCGCGCGCGGCGGCGCGCCACCGTCGGCTCGGCATCAGCCTCGCGGACGGCTTCGCGATCGCGACCGCCGAGGCGCACTCGGCTGCCGTTGCGACGTTCGACAGACGCGTTCGGCGTGGGCTGCGGCGGTTGGGCGTCGAGCTGGCGGTCAGTTGA
- the fabI gene encoding enoyl-ACP reductase FabI, translating into MDLKGRRYLLTGVLTKDSIAFSTAAQLQELGAEVVLTGFGRARRLTERVAAKLPHEVEVLELDVNRLEDYPPLVEALTAKWGALDGVLHAVAFAPEDALGGNFLNTPPESAITAFQTSAFSLKQLGVSLLPLLQRAEGGGAIVGLDFDATVAWPIYDWMGVAKAALESTSRYLARDLGPHGIRVNLVSAGPLKTVAAGGIPGFQTLSDAWGRQAPLGWDVEDPEPVARTICFLLSDWARAISGEIVHVDGGFHAMGTALNPEG; encoded by the coding sequence ATCGATCTCAAAGGGCGCCGGTACCTTTTGACCGGAGTTCTGACGAAGGACTCGATCGCGTTCTCGACCGCCGCGCAGCTCCAGGAGCTGGGGGCGGAGGTCGTCTTGACCGGATTCGGGCGCGCGCGGCGGCTGACCGAGCGCGTGGCGGCGAAGCTGCCGCATGAGGTGGAGGTGCTGGAGCTGGACGTCAACCGGCTCGAGGACTACCCGCCGCTCGTCGAGGCGCTGACCGCGAAGTGGGGCGCGTTGGACGGCGTCCTGCATGCGGTCGCGTTCGCGCCCGAGGACGCGCTCGGGGGCAACTTCCTCAACACGCCGCCGGAGTCCGCGATCACCGCGTTCCAGACGAGCGCGTTCTCGCTCAAGCAGCTGGGCGTCTCGCTGCTGCCGCTGCTGCAGAGAGCGGAGGGCGGCGGCGCGATCGTCGGGCTCGACTTCGACGCCACCGTCGCGTGGCCGATCTACGACTGGATGGGCGTCGCGAAGGCCGCCCTGGAGTCGACCTCGCGCTACCTCGCACGCGACCTCGGCCCGCACGGCATCCGCGTCAACCTCGTCAGCGCCGGCCCGTTGAAGACGGTCGCCGCCGGCGGCATCCCCGGCTTCCAGACGCTCTCCGACGCGTGGGGCCGCCAGGCGCCGCTCGGCTGGGACGTCGAGGACCCGGAGCCGGTCGCGAGAACGATCTGCTTCCTGCTGAGCGACTGGGCGCGCGCGATCTCCGGCGAGATCGTCCACGTCGACGGCGGCTTCCACGCGATGGGGACCGCGCTCAACCCGGAGGGGTAG
- a CDS encoding acyl-CoA carboxylase subunit beta, translating to MSAVAAIRTDERLSPHERLELLCDEGSFEAIRSQVLSPKLGARARAGDGVVGGLGRVDGRPVAVYAQDAKYLGGSLGAAHADTIHRVMQLAGRARVPVVGFIESGGARMQEGTAALGGYGRIFRQNVLLTGVVPQISIIGGLSAGGGCYSPALTDFVVMTEDAAMFLTGPGVVRDVMGEDVTAAELGGRKVHEKNGVTDLVADDDIGATHLARGLLSYLPQHAGGRLPRILSVDPDFSDPGAAVPADARQVYDVRTAIRGIVDGGSLLEIAPKWARSIVTAFARIDGRPVGVIANQPRYMGGVLDAESSQKGARFVDTCDRYGIPMVVLVDTPGFMPGTRQEQAGVIRHGATLVRAFASATVPRVTVVLRKAYGGAYITMNSKDLGADMAFAWPNAELGVMGAQPAVGVLHRRELAAAEDPVALRDELAAGYAQEHLGAQVAAAAGFIDEVIEPHETRSRLAWAFGAMDDRRATA from the coding sequence ATGAGTGCCGTAGCAGCGATCAGAACCGACGAGCGGCTGAGCCCGCACGAGCGGCTCGAACTGCTCTGCGACGAGGGCTCCTTCGAGGCGATCCGCTCGCAGGTGCTGTCCCCGAAGCTCGGCGCGCGCGCGCGTGCCGGCGACGGCGTCGTCGGCGGCCTCGGCCGCGTCGACGGCCGTCCCGTCGCGGTCTATGCGCAGGACGCGAAGTACCTCGGCGGCTCGCTCGGCGCTGCGCACGCGGACACGATTCATCGCGTGATGCAGCTCGCCGGCCGGGCGCGAGTACCGGTCGTCGGGTTCATCGAGTCCGGCGGCGCGCGGATGCAGGAAGGCACCGCCGCGCTCGGCGGCTACGGGCGGATCTTCCGCCAGAACGTGCTGCTGACGGGCGTCGTCCCGCAGATATCGATCATCGGCGGCCTCTCGGCCGGCGGCGGCTGCTACTCGCCGGCGCTGACCGACTTCGTCGTGATGACCGAGGACGCGGCGATGTTCCTGACCGGCCCCGGCGTCGTCAGAGACGTGATGGGCGAGGACGTCACCGCCGCGGAGCTGGGCGGCCGCAAGGTCCACGAGAAGAACGGCGTGACCGACCTCGTCGCCGACGACGACATCGGCGCGACGCATCTCGCGCGCGGGCTGCTCTCCTACCTGCCGCAGCACGCCGGCGGGCGCCTGCCGAGAATCCTCTCGGTCGACCCCGACTTCTCCGACCCCGGCGCCGCGGTCCCGGCCGACGCGCGCCAGGTCTACGACGTGCGGACGGCGATCCGCGGCATCGTCGACGGCGGCTCGCTGCTGGAGATCGCGCCGAAGTGGGCGCGCTCGATCGTGACCGCGTTCGCGCGGATCGACGGCCGTCCGGTCGGCGTGATCGCCAACCAGCCGCGCTACATGGGCGGCGTGCTGGATGCCGAGTCCTCGCAGAAGGGCGCGCGCTTCGTCGACACCTGCGACCGCTACGGGATCCCGATGGTCGTGCTCGTCGACACGCCCGGCTTCATGCCCGGCACGCGGCAGGAGCAGGCCGGCGTGATCCGCCACGGCGCGACGCTCGTGCGCGCGTTCGCCTCGGCGACCGTGCCGCGCGTGACGGTCGTCCTGCGCAAGGCGTACGGCGGCGCGTACATCACGATGAACTCGAAGGACCTCGGCGCGGACATGGCGTTCGCGTGGCCGAACGCGGAGCTGGGCGTGATGGGCGCGCAGCCGGCCGTCGGCGTGCTGCATCGCCGCGAGCTGGCGGCGGCGGAGGATCCCGTCGCGCTGCGCGACGAGCTGGCCGCCGGCTACGCGCAGGAGCACCTCGGCGCGCAGGTCGCGGCGGCCGCGGGCTTCATCGACGAGGTGATCGAGCCGCACGAGACGCGCAGCCGGCTGGCGTGGGCGTTCGGCGCGATGGACGACCGACGGGCGACCGCGTGA
- a CDS encoding beta-ketoacyl-[acyl-carrier-protein] synthase family protein yields the protein MKRRVVITGVGAVTPLGVGAEPLLRRWAAGESGIVDGEGACRDYVAKEHLSVKEARRADRFAQLAMVASDEALAQAGWNGEKPYASERIGCILASGIGGLESLEGQHDNLRDRGEKAVSPLSVPLFMVNAAAAALSMRHGLRGPSFQVGSACAAGSHAIGTAFRTIQMGDADAVVTGGAEATLTPLARASFMAASAMSPTGISRPFDARRDGFVMGEGAGVLVIEDREKALERGATILGEIRGYSTTSDAYHITATHPDGTYAAAAMRGALAEAGVTPEQIDYVNAHGTSTSLNDAAETVAIKAVFGDAANDVPISSTKSSIGHLLGAAGAVEAIATVLAMNARTIPPTLGLEEPDPDLDLDYVPLTSRELTPRNGTPIALSNSFGFGGHNVVLCLEGASA from the coding sequence ATGAAGCGACGCGTCGTCATCACCGGTGTGGGTGCCGTGACCCCGCTCGGGGTCGGTGCCGAGCCGCTGCTGCGACGCTGGGCGGCCGGCGAGAGCGGCATCGTCGACGGGGAGGGCGCCTGTCGCGACTACGTCGCGAAGGAGCACCTCTCCGTCAAGGAGGCTCGCCGCGCCGACCGCTTCGCGCAGCTCGCGATGGTCGCGAGCGACGAGGCGCTGGCCCAGGCCGGTTGGAACGGGGAGAAGCCGTACGCCTCCGAGCGGATCGGCTGCATCCTCGCCTCCGGCATCGGCGGCCTCGAGTCGCTCGAGGGCCAGCACGACAACCTGCGCGACAGAGGCGAGAAGGCGGTGTCGCCGCTCTCCGTCCCGCTGTTCATGGTCAACGCGGCCGCCGCGGCGCTGTCGATGCGCCACGGGCTGCGCGGCCCGTCGTTCCAGGTCGGCTCGGCCTGCGCGGCCGGGTCGCACGCGATCGGCACCGCATTCCGCACGATCCAGATGGGCGACGCGGACGCCGTCGTGACCGGCGGCGCCGAGGCGACGCTGACGCCGCTGGCGCGGGCGAGCTTCATGGCCGCAAGCGCCATGTCGCCGACCGGCATCTCGCGTCCATTCGACGCGCGCCGTGACGGCTTCGTGATGGGCGAGGGCGCGGGCGTCCTCGTGATCGAGGACCGCGAGAAGGCGCTGGAGCGCGGCGCGACGATCCTCGGCGAGATCCGCGGGTACTCCACCACCTCCGACGCGTACCACATCACCGCCACGCACCCGGACGGCACGTACGCCGCCGCCGCGATGCGCGGCGCGCTGGCCGAGGCCGGCGTGACGCCGGAGCAGATCGACTACGTCAACGCGCACGGCACCTCGACGTCGCTCAACGACGCCGCCGAGACCGTCGCGATCAAGGCCGTCTTCGGCGACGCGGCCAACGACGTCCCGATCTCCTCGACGAAGTCGTCGATCGGCCACCTGCTCGGGGCTGCCGGCGCGGTGGAGGCGATCGCGACCGTGCTCGCGATGAACGCGCGCACGATCCCGCCGACGCTCGGGCTGGAAGAGCCCGACCCTGACCTCGATCTGGATTACGTCCCGCTGACGTCGCGTGAGCTGACGCCGCGCAACGGGACGCCGATCGCCCTGTCGAACTCGTTCGGCTTCGGCGGTCACAACGTTGTTCTCTGCCTGGAAGGAGCCTCCGCATGA
- a CDS encoding acyl carrier protein: MATATPAAVESRIVEALASFGPDVEQVTRTATFEELDIDSLDLVELAQIVEDEWGVELKGDDMKGLKTVGDAIDLVVARAA; the protein is encoded by the coding sequence ATGGCAACTGCAACCCCCGCGGCCGTCGAGAGCCGTATCGTCGAGGCGCTCGCCTCCTTCGGCCCCGACGTCGAGCAGGTCACGCGCACGGCGACGTTCGAGGAGCTCGACATCGACTCGCTCGACCTCGTCGAGCTGGCCCAGATCGTCGAGGACGAGTGGGGCGTCGAGCTCAAGGGCGACGACATGAAGGGCCTCAAGACGGTCGGCGACGCGATCGACCTCGTGGTGGCGCGGGCAGCGTAA